Proteins encoded in a region of the Uloborus diversus isolate 005 chromosome 1, Udiv.v.3.1, whole genome shotgun sequence genome:
- the LOC129218340 gene encoding uncharacterized protein LOC129218340, translating to MNANSTVEPIPNISLLELIPKFSGTAALPVRAFIAKINGISQISGWSDAQKLIITKLKLTDGAESFVHADPRASTTRSFDELVDRLLYRFDNPLPLSTYLNELATCAQRTKETVHDYSTRLRVLGRNIGSVQGDRITPEIRQASDKLLQARFVAGLRPEIQRHVLSREPSSFEEAISVALTEEANNKIFEGSLTRRESEREQADVFAVLTEQVRDLSMQVQNLKEQVNVNTIHPRGMNGAPYRSRANVKCYFCGREGHYQYECRKKMNSGNRSPMRNRRVSFSPRRDETNETHERQLNTRGKRRY from the coding sequence atgaacgctaactCCACGGTTGAACCAATTCCCAATATTTCTTTGCTGGAATTAATTCCTAAATTTTCAGGGACCGCTGCGCTTCCCGTGAGGGCATTCATAGCAAAAATTAACGGGATTTCTCAAATAAGCGGGTGGTCGGATGCACAGAAACTAATAATAACAAAGTTAAAATTGACTGATGGGGCGGAAAGTTTTGTGCACGCGGACCCGAGGGCTTCGACCACACGAAGTTTCGATGAATTAGTTGACAGGTTGCTATACAGGTTCGATAATCCTCTCCCCTTATCAACGTATCTGAACGAGCTCGCAACTTGCGCACAACGTACGAAAGAAACAGTTCATGACTACTCAACGCGGCTAAGAGTGTTAGGGAGAAATATAGGTTCAGTTCAGGGCGACAGAATCACTCCAGAAATTCGACAAGCAAGCGACAAGTTATTGCAAGCTCGTTTCGTGGCAGGACTGCGCCCCGAAATCCAACGACACGTCTTGAGCCGGGAACCCTCAAGCTTCGAAGAAGCTATCTCTGTCGCATTGACCGAAGAGGCCAATAATAAGATTTTCGAGGGATCTTTGACGCGTCGGGAAAGTGAACGCGAGCAGGCCGACGTGTTTGCGGTGCTAACCGAACAGGTCCGCGACTTATCGATGCAAGTACAAAACCTTAAGGAACAAGTAAATGTAAATACTATTCATCCCAGAGGAATGAACGGTGCGCCATATCGCAGCAGGGCGAATGTCAAATGTTACTTTTGTGGGAGAGAAGGGCACTATCAATATGAATGCAGAAAAAAGATGAACAGTGGGAATAGATCCCCAATGAGAAATAGAAGGGTCAGCTTCTCCCCTCGCAGAGACGAAACAAATGAAACACACGAAAGGCAGTTAAACACCAGAGGGAAGCGCCGATACTAA